From one Solanum lycopersicum chromosome 12, SLM_r2.1 genomic stretch:
- the LOC101262702 gene encoding protein SUPPRESSOR OF FRI 4 isoform X2 gives MGKRKKRSSDKVWCYYRDREFDDEKILVHHQKAEHFKCRVCHKKHSTAGGIAIHVLQVHKETVSQVPNANLLSTDIEVYGMQGIPSDLLEAHYGEEETNVPCIHNNLHLRAK, from the exons ATggggaagaggaagaagagatCATCCGATAAAGTATGGTGCTACTACCGTGACAGGGAGTTCGACGATGAGAAGATTTTGGTTCACCATCAAAAGGCTGAACACTTCAAATGCCGTGTTTGCCATAAGAAGCATTCTACTGCTGGCGGCATAGCCATTCACGTTCTCCAGGTTCACAAAGAAACCGTCAGCCA GGTACCAAATGCCAACCTTCTGTCTACTGATATTGAAGTATATGGAATGCAAGGAATCCCAAGTGATTTGTTAGAAGCTCACTATGGAGAGGAAG AAACGAATGTCCCTTGCATTCACAACAACCTTCATCTGCGAGCAAAGTAA
- the LOC101262702 gene encoding protein SUPPRESSOR OF FRI 4 isoform X3 produces MGKRKKRSSDKVWCYYRDREFDDEKILVHHQKAEHFKCRVCHKKHSTAGGIAIHVLQVHKETVSQVPNANLLSTDIEVYGMQGIPSDLLEAHYGEEEGVSHRRTLLD; encoded by the exons ATggggaagaggaagaagagatCATCCGATAAAGTATGGTGCTACTACCGTGACAGGGAGTTCGACGATGAGAAGATTTTGGTTCACCATCAAAAGGCTGAACACTTCAAATGCCGTGTTTGCCATAAGAAGCATTCTACTGCTGGCGGCATAGCCATTCACGTTCTCCAGGTTCACAAAGAAACCGTCAGCCA GGTACCAAATGCCAACCTTCTGTCTACTGATATTGAAGTATATGGAATGCAAGGAATCCCAAGTGATTTGTTAGAAGCTCACTATGGAGAGGAAG AGGGAGTTTCCCACAGGAGAACCCTTCTGGATTAG
- the LOC101262702 gene encoding protein SUPPRESSOR OF FRI 4 isoform X1: MGKRKKRSSDKVWCYYRDREFDDEKILVHHQKAEHFKCRVCHKKHSTAGGIAIHVLQVHKETVSQVPNANLLSTDIEVYGMQGIPSDLLEAHYGEEEDESAAKTAKVDIPSSQYLGGAILGYPP, encoded by the exons ATggggaagaggaagaagagatCATCCGATAAAGTATGGTGCTACTACCGTGACAGGGAGTTCGACGATGAGAAGATTTTGGTTCACCATCAAAAGGCTGAACACTTCAAATGCCGTGTTTGCCATAAGAAGCATTCTACTGCTGGCGGCATAGCCATTCACGTTCTCCAGGTTCACAAAGAAACCGTCAGCCA GGTACCAAATGCCAACCTTCTGTCTACTGATATTGAAGTATATGGAATGCAAGGAATCCCAAGTGATTTGTTAGAAGCTCACTATGGAGAGGAAG AAGATGAGTCCGCAGCTAAAACTGCCAAAGTGGACATTCCATCATCCCAGTATCTTGGTGGTGCAATTCTAGGATATCCTCCCTGA